One genomic segment of Nitratidesulfovibrio sp. includes these proteins:
- a CDS encoding DUF4198 domain-containing protein, translating to MQLRRLVGALALVLVTAAPALAHFGMIIPDAPVATATKRATTVTLSFSHPFEGHGMNLERPQAFGVVRVDGDKTERTDLLASLKEAKVMGKAAWKTDFTFPKPGVYMFTMEPKLYWEPEEDCYIQHLTKVVVPAFGNEDGWDTPAGLKFEIIPLTRPFGNYAGGVFTGVAMLDGKPAPGVDVEVEYYNAQGKYAAPTEFHVTQVVKTDANGVFTAACPLAGWWGFAALTTGPEQVKGPDGTMKDVEIGAVLWTRFDAFKPAK from the coding sequence ATGCAGCTTCGCAGGCTTGTCGGCGCGCTGGCGCTGGTGCTCGTCACGGCGGCCCCGGCCCTTGCCCACTTCGGCATGATCATCCCCGACGCCCCGGTGGCCACCGCCACCAAGCGCGCCACCACCGTCACCCTGTCGTTCTCCCACCCCTTCGAGGGGCACGGCATGAACCTGGAACGCCCCCAGGCCTTCGGCGTGGTGCGGGTGGACGGTGACAAGACCGAGCGCACCGACCTGCTGGCCTCGCTGAAGGAAGCCAAGGTCATGGGCAAGGCCGCCTGGAAGACCGATTTCACCTTTCCCAAGCCCGGCGTGTACATGTTCACCATGGAACCCAAGCTGTACTGGGAACCGGAAGAAGACTGCTACATCCAGCACCTGACCAAGGTGGTGGTTCCCGCCTTCGGCAACGAGGACGGCTGGGACACCCCGGCGGGGCTGAAGTTCGAGATCATTCCCCTTACCCGGCCCTTCGGCAATTACGCGGGCGGCGTGTTCACCGGCGTGGCCATGCTGGACGGCAAGCCCGCCCCCGGCGTGGACGTGGAAGTGGAATACTACAATGCCCAGGGCAAGTACGCCGCGCCCACCGAGTTCCACGTGACCCAGGTGGTCAAGACCGACGCCAACGGCGTGTTCACCGCTGCCTGCCCGCTGGCGGGCTGGTGGGGCTTTGCCGCGCTGACCACCGGGCCCGAGCAGGTCAAGGGGCCTGATGGCACCATGAAGGACGTGGAAATCGGCGCGGTGCTCTGGACCCGCTTCGACGCCTTCAAGCCTGCCAAGTAG
- a CDS encoding response regulator: MRVLIVEDDFTSRKYLQTILAPYGVSDIAVSGVEAVEAFAAALNAQQPYDLVCLDIMLPEMDGQEALRRIRAMERERGVAPADEVPVVMTTALDDPRNVVEAYYKGGATSYVPKPIDRQLFVQMLKGLGVIR, encoded by the coding sequence ATGCGCGTGCTCATCGTCGAGGACGACTTCACCAGCCGCAAGTACTTGCAGACCATCCTTGCTCCTTACGGGGTCAGCGACATTGCCGTCAGCGGTGTCGAGGCGGTGGAGGCATTCGCGGCGGCGCTGAACGCGCAGCAGCCGTATGATCTTGTCTGTCTGGACATCATGTTGCCAGAGATGGACGGACAGGAGGCCCTGCGGCGCATCCGCGCCATGGAGCGCGAGCGCGGGGTGGCCCCTGCCGACGAGGTGCCCGTGGTCATGACCACCGCCCTCGACGATCCGCGCAACGTGGTGGAGGCCTATTACAAGGGCGGGGCCACGTCGTACGTGCCCAAGCCCATCGACCGCCAACTGTTCGTGCAGATGTTGAAGGGGCTTGGCGTCATCCGTTGA
- a CDS encoding SDR family oxidoreductase: MESTARNAIVTGGSRGIGRAIALRLARDGFGVVVNYASNAAAALEVVDAITTAGGRAVAVPGDVGEAGDVERLFDAAHAAFGPVGVVVNSAGVMPMLPIAGGDTAAFERVMRTNLTGTFNVLSRAANTLTAGGRIIALSSSVIAKSFPGYGPYIASKAGVEGLVRVLANELRGRSITVNAVAPGPVATDLFLNGKTEEQIAAIGKLAPLERLGTPEEIAAVVSFLAGPEGGWVNAQVVRVNGGFA, from the coding sequence ATGGAATCGACAGCAAGGAATGCCATCGTCACCGGCGGTTCGCGCGGCATAGGCCGGGCCATCGCCCTGCGCCTGGCGCGGGACGGGTTCGGCGTGGTGGTCAACTACGCCAGCAACGCAGCCGCCGCGCTTGAAGTGGTGGACGCCATCACCACGGCGGGCGGACGTGCCGTGGCCGTGCCCGGCGATGTGGGCGAGGCGGGCGACGTTGAGCGCCTGTTCGACGCCGCGCACGCTGCCTTCGGCCCGGTGGGGGTGGTGGTGAACAGCGCGGGCGTCATGCCCATGCTGCCCATTGCCGGGGGCGATACCGCCGCCTTCGAGAGGGTGATGCGCACCAACCTGACCGGTACCTTCAACGTGCTGTCCCGGGCGGCGAACACGCTCACGGCGGGCGGGCGCATCATTGCCCTTTCCAGCAGCGTCATCGCCAAGTCGTTTCCCGGTTACGGACCGTACATCGCCAGCAAGGCGGGGGTGGAAGGGCTGGTGCGGGTGCTGGCCAACGAACTGCGGGGGCGGTCCATCACCGTCAACGCCGTGGCACCCGGTCCGGTGGCCACGGACCTGTTCCTGAACGGCAAGACCGAAGAACAGATCGCCGCCATCGGCAAGCTTGCTCCCCTGGAGCGGCTGGGCACGCCGGAAGAGATAGCCGCCGTGGTGTCCTTCCTGGCCGGGCCGGAAGGCGGCTGGGTCAATGCCCAGGTGGTGCGGGTGAACGGCGGCTTCGCCTGA